A window of Deltaproteobacteria bacterium contains these coding sequences:
- a CDS encoding isoprenylcysteine carboxylmethyltransferase family protein, with amino-acid sequence MRACCGPRAPPESQSGGRRLIGFWPLAAHLATLAALFVRFVDPEAARAPRHLVASAADLALVRRHHALFYLLLLAAPVEWWLHGRPAAAWQLAGAALAAAGVHGYRRAGRALGDQLGPLVAPVEPARLIDRGWYGRIRHPMYLAELALAFGLPLVLAARWTLALSGLFLAAVVHRIEIEERALAARCPEYAAYASRTSRLVPHVY; translated from the coding sequence GTGCGCGCGTGTTGCGGCCCCCGCGCTCCGCCTGAAAGCCAGTCCGGAGGACGGCGCCTGATCGGGTTCTGGCCGCTCGCCGCCCATCTCGCGACGCTGGCGGCGCTCTTCGTGCGCTTCGTCGACCCCGAGGCGGCGCGTGCCCCGCGCCACCTCGTCGCGAGCGCCGCGGACCTCGCGCTCGTGCGGCGGCATCACGCGCTCTTCTACCTGCTCCTGCTGGCGGCGCCGGTGGAATGGTGGCTGCACGGCCGCCCCGCCGCTGCGTGGCAGCTCGCGGGCGCCGCGCTGGCTGCCGCGGGCGTCCACGGGTACCGCCGCGCCGGTCGCGCGCTCGGCGATCAGCTCGGCCCGCTCGTCGCTCCGGTCGAGCCTGCGCGTCTGATCGATCGCGGCTGGTACGGACGGATCCGCCATCCGATGTACCTCGCCGAGCTGGCGCTGGCGTTCGGGCTGCCGCTCGTTCTCGCCGCGCGCTGGACGCTCGCGCTGAGCGGCCTCTTCCTCGCCGCAGTCGTCCATCGCATCGAGATCGAGGAGCGCGCTCTGGCGGCGCGATGCCCCGAGTACGCCGCCTACGCCTCGCGCACCTCCCGCCTCGTGCCCCATGTCTACTGA
- a CDS encoding glycosyltransferase family 2 protein, giving the protein MYRGKRISVVIPCHNEEDGIAAVMAQMPPIIDEVVVVDNNSTDRTAEVATAAGARVVKESRKGYGYAHKAGYAAAKGDIIVTMDGDGTYPPDSVPLLLYVMLEEKVDFITARRWYSKSGEVKSPIRLLGNAILSGAMMTLYFKFIIDSQSGMWMFKKEILPELDLTSNGMALSEEIKIEAFTHPGIRCLEMPIYYGARIGESKLNIWRDGFYNLFFLVKKRFMLRKKPPRLRVVEPIRPAAADVAEPVERRAAN; this is encoded by the coding sequence ATGTATAGAGGCAAGCGCATTTCCGTGGTCATTCCGTGCCACAACGAGGAGGACGGCATCGCGGCCGTCATGGCGCAGATGCCGCCGATCATCGACGAGGTCGTCGTGGTCGACAACAACTCGACCGACCGGACCGCCGAGGTCGCGACCGCGGCGGGAGCACGTGTCGTCAAGGAGAGCCGCAAGGGCTACGGCTACGCGCACAAGGCGGGGTATGCCGCAGCCAAGGGCGACATCATCGTGACGATGGACGGCGACGGAACCTACCCGCCGGACAGCGTGCCGCTTCTCCTGTACGTGATGCTGGAGGAGAAGGTCGACTTCATCACCGCTCGCCGCTGGTACTCGAAGAGCGGCGAGGTGAAGAGCCCGATCCGCCTCCTCGGGAACGCGATCCTTTCGGGCGCGATGATGACGCTCTACTTCAAGTTCATCATCGACTCGCAGTCGGGCATGTGGATGTTCAAGAAGGAAATCCTCCCGGAGCTCGACCTCACGTCGAACGGCATGGCGCTCTCCGAGGAGATCAAGATCGAGGCGTTCACCCACCCGGGCATCCGCTGCCTCGAGATGCCGATCTATTACGGCGCGCGCATCGGCGAATCGAAGCTCAACATCTGGCGCGACGGCTTCTACAACCTGTTCTTTCTCGTGAAGAAGCGCTTCATGCTCCGGAAGAAGCCGCCGCGCCTGCGCGTGGTGGAGCCGATCCGGCCCGCGGCGGCCGACGTGGCCGAGCCGGTCGAGCGTCGCGCCGCAAACTGA
- a CDS encoding glycosyltransferase family 39 protein: MLDAVILIALLVVLYGVGRRCLRGVPFADGAEEAIFALGLGFGLLAYATLALGILGVLRLPTLVSAGAAAAWIGRREAVSGVARGLRAAGRFAAAAPAGARVAVVLASGLLAIECVLVMAPAVGGDQTKYQLVYPRLFAESGGFVPTPWSFWGYMQYLVNMLFTAAFVLRGDVLARFVNVAFGVLATAAVFALGRRAFGRTVGAWAALLFFCMPFTATLMVRAWVEFALTLYVVAATIGVLAWRESDHRSWLALAAVMGGFAAGTKLMGVLAPALLGVVILATALARGGIGPALRATIGFGLVAMLVASPCYLRNAVATGNPIFPFGYGVFGGRYWSAEAARGLDDYYAAYRQTHAQKRGGGAYGSWREALRFPWDATMAPYAFENVGRFAYDVGPFLLAFAPAVVLVRRDPRAWILAGVGLGYGAIVVLGVWAHPRYIHPALALVLVVAVYALRTLADLGPRARRAVTAVFAATALWQGGTAFRVAAPLAPDSFRVAVGRLSEDAFLRRYERRYPLWDLVNREVPADGNVLILAMIPHPYHILRPFTLASPLEQGAIDYRRLAGVGDLAAALAPYGVTHVVREPEEERAAANPVGERVTRLWDELLAEAEKVADGPSGAVYKLPPRFRPVVANHGAAPAASGS, encoded by the coding sequence ATGCTCGACGCCGTCATCCTGATCGCGTTGCTCGTCGTCCTGTACGGCGTCGGGCGGCGCTGCCTGCGCGGGGTGCCGTTCGCCGACGGCGCTGAGGAGGCGATCTTCGCCCTCGGCCTCGGCTTCGGCCTGCTCGCGTATGCGACGTTGGCGCTCGGGATCCTCGGCGTTCTCCGGCTGCCGACGCTCGTGTCCGCGGGAGCGGCGGCGGCGTGGATCGGTCGACGCGAGGCCGTGAGCGGTGTCGCGCGCGGGCTGCGCGCGGCCGGTCGCTTCGCCGCGGCCGCCCCGGCGGGCGCCCGTGTGGCGGTGGTCCTCGCATCCGGGCTCCTCGCGATCGAGTGCGTGCTCGTCATGGCGCCGGCGGTCGGGGGCGACCAGACGAAGTATCAGCTCGTGTACCCCCGCCTCTTCGCGGAGTCCGGCGGCTTCGTGCCGACGCCGTGGAGCTTCTGGGGGTACATGCAGTACCTCGTCAACATGCTCTTCACCGCGGCCTTCGTGCTGCGGGGCGACGTGCTGGCGCGCTTCGTGAACGTCGCGTTCGGCGTGCTGGCGACCGCCGCGGTGTTCGCGCTCGGGCGCCGCGCCTTCGGGCGGACGGTCGGAGCATGGGCGGCGCTGCTCTTCTTCTGCATGCCCTTCACCGCGACCCTGATGGTTCGCGCCTGGGTCGAGTTCGCGCTCACGCTCTACGTGGTGGCCGCGACGATCGGCGTGCTCGCGTGGCGCGAGTCCGACCATCGCAGTTGGCTCGCGCTCGCAGCCGTCATGGGCGGATTCGCCGCCGGGACGAAGCTCATGGGGGTGCTCGCGCCGGCGCTGCTCGGGGTGGTGATCCTCGCGACCGCGCTCGCCCGCGGCGGGATCGGTCCCGCGCTGCGCGCGACGATCGGATTCGGGCTCGTGGCGATGCTGGTCGCGTCGCCGTGTTATCTGCGGAACGCGGTCGCGACCGGGAACCCCATCTTCCCGTTCGGCTACGGCGTCTTCGGCGGTCGATACTGGAGCGCCGAGGCCGCGCGCGGGCTCGACGACTACTACGCGGCCTACCGGCAAACCCACGCCCAGAAGCGCGGCGGGGGGGCGTACGGCTCGTGGCGCGAAGCGTTGCGCTTCCCGTGGGACGCGACGATGGCGCCGTACGCGTTCGAGAACGTCGGCCGCTTCGCGTACGACGTCGGGCCGTTCCTGCTCGCGTTCGCTCCGGCGGTCGTGCTGGTGCGTCGCGACCCGCGGGCGTGGATTCTCGCCGGAGTCGGGCTCGGGTACGGCGCGATCGTCGTCCTCGGCGTGTGGGCGCATCCGCGATACATCCATCCGGCGCTGGCGCTCGTCCTGGTGGTCGCCGTGTACGCCCTCCGTACGCTCGCCGACCTGGGACCGCGCGCGCGCCGCGCCGTGACGGCCGTGTTCGCGGCGACGGCCCTCTGGCAGGGGGGGACGGCCTTCCGCGTGGCGGCTCCGCTGGCGCCCGACAGCTTCCGCGTCGCGGTCGGACGACTCTCCGAAGACGCCTTCCTCCGCCGCTACGAGCGCCGCTATCCGCTCTGGGATCTCGTGAACCGCGAGGTGCCGGCGGACGGCAACGTGCTCATACTCGCGATGATTCCGCATCCCTACCACATCCTGCGGCCCTTCACCCTGGCGAGCCCCCTCGAGCAGGGCGCCATCGACTACCGCCGCCTCGCCGGCGTGGGCGACCTCGCGGCGGCGCTCGCGCCCTACGGCGTCACGCACGTCGTGCGCGAGCCGGAGGAGGAGCGAGCCGCCGCCAATCCGGTCGGTGAGCGCGTGACCCGTCTCTGGGACGAACTCCTCGCCGAAGCGGAGAAAGTGGCGGACGGGCCGAGCGGCGCCGTCTACAAGCTGCCGCCGCGCTTCAGGCCGGTCGTCGCCAACCACGGAGCGGCGCCGGCGGCGAGCGGATCATGA
- a CDS encoding metal-dependent hydrolase gives MALPIAHAAAGYLVHRAARRVPSRDRSSAGAWRRAVSFMVIGNLPDCDFLIGFVVGRPGLVHRGVSHTILAAVIFGALAGIVARSLRGKRFLPTALAFAVAYGSHLLLDWLTIDSRPPEGAQFLWPFSDAYYIAPVAIFREIHIDGLTRAGFLGSLLGWPTVLVLAREAALVVGAVAVWCAVEIACARVAAPALRLKASPEDGA, from the coding sequence ATGGCGCTGCCGATCGCGCACGCGGCGGCGGGCTATCTCGTTCATCGCGCGGCGCGACGCGTCCCGAGCCGGGACCGATCGTCGGCGGGGGCGTGGCGGCGCGCGGTGTCGTTCATGGTGATCGGGAATCTTCCCGACTGCGATTTCCTGATCGGATTCGTGGTGGGACGCCCCGGGTTGGTGCACCGGGGCGTCAGCCACACGATCCTCGCCGCCGTGATCTTCGGCGCGCTGGCGGGGATCGTCGCGCGGAGCCTGCGAGGGAAGCGGTTCCTGCCGACGGCCCTCGCGTTCGCGGTTGCGTACGGCTCGCATCTCCTGCTCGACTGGCTGACCATCGACTCGCGCCCTCCCGAGGGGGCGCAGTTCCTGTGGCCGTTCTCCGACGCATACTACATCGCGCCGGTCGCCATTTTCCGGGAGATCCACATCGACGGGCTTACGCGCGCGGGTTTCCTCGGGAGCCTCCTCGGTTGGCCGACCGTTCTCGTCCTGGCGCGCGAGGCCGCGCTGGTGGTAGGAGCCGTCGCGGTGTGGTGCGCCGTCGAGATCGCGTGCGCGCGTGTTGCGGCCCCCGCGCTCCGCCTGAAAGCCAGTCCGGAGGACGGCGCCTGA